One Caulobacter segnis genomic window carries:
- the zwf gene encoding glucose-6-phosphate dehydrogenase, which produces MVKKKDDGENGREVLVLLGGAGDLALRMLLPSLYFLELDRLLPHDLRIIGVARADHDAAGYKALVREQLGKRATVEEAVWNRLAARLDYVPANITSEDDTKKLAERIGEHGDLVIFFSLSPSLYGPACQALQAAGLTGPKTRLILEKPLGRDLESSKVTNAAVAAVVDESQVFRIDHYLGKETVQNLTALRFANVLFEPLWDRNTIDHVQITIAETEKVGDRWPYYDEYGALRDMVQNHMLQLLCLVAMEAPSGFDPDAVRDEKVKVLRSLRPFTKESVAHDTVRGQYVAGVVEGGARPGYVEEVGKATKTETFVAMKVAIDNWRWDGVPFFLRTGKNLPDRRTQIVVQFKPLPHNIFGPLTDGELCANRLVIDLQPDEDISLTIMNKRPGLSEEGMRLQSLPLSLSFGQSGGRRRIAYEKLFVDAFRGDRTLFVRRDEVEQAWRFIDGVSAAWAEAGIEPAPYAAGTWGPQSSQGLISPGGRSWKA; this is translated from the coding sequence TTGGTGAAGAAGAAAGACGACGGCGAGAACGGCCGCGAGGTCCTGGTGCTGCTGGGCGGCGCGGGTGATCTGGCTCTGCGAATGCTTTTGCCTTCGCTGTACTTCCTGGAACTTGATCGGCTGCTGCCGCACGACTTGCGGATCATCGGCGTAGCGCGCGCGGACCATGACGCCGCCGGCTACAAGGCCCTGGTGCGCGAGCAACTGGGCAAGCGCGCGACGGTGGAGGAGGCGGTCTGGAACCGCCTGGCCGCCCGCCTCGACTACGTGCCCGCCAACATCACCAGCGAGGACGACACCAAGAAGCTGGCCGAGCGGATCGGCGAGCACGGCGACCTGGTCATCTTCTTCTCGCTGTCGCCCAGCCTGTACGGCCCGGCCTGCCAGGCGCTGCAGGCGGCCGGCCTGACGGGGCCCAAGACCCGCCTGATCCTGGAGAAGCCCCTGGGGCGCGACCTGGAAAGCTCAAAGGTCACCAACGCCGCCGTCGCCGCCGTGGTCGACGAGAGCCAAGTCTTCCGGATCGACCACTATCTGGGCAAGGAGACGGTCCAGAACCTGACCGCCCTGCGCTTCGCCAATGTGCTGTTCGAGCCCCTGTGGGACCGCAACACGATCGACCACGTGCAGATCACCATCGCCGAGACCGAGAAGGTCGGCGACCGCTGGCCCTATTACGATGAATACGGCGCGCTGCGGGACATGGTGCAGAACCACATGCTGCAGCTGCTCTGCCTCGTCGCCATGGAGGCGCCGTCGGGCTTCGACCCCGACGCGGTCCGCGACGAGAAGGTCAAGGTTCTGCGCAGCCTGCGCCCCTTCACCAAGGAGAGCGTGGCCCACGACACGGTGCGCGGCCAGTACGTGGCCGGCGTGGTCGAGGGCGGCGCCCGGCCGGGCTATGTCGAGGAAGTCGGCAAGGCCACCAAGACCGAGACCTTCGTGGCGATGAAGGTGGCGATCGACAACTGGCGCTGGGACGGCGTGCCGTTCTTCCTGCGCACCGGCAAGAACCTGCCCGACCGCCGCACCCAGATCGTCGTCCAGTTCAAGCCGCTGCCGCACAACATCTTCGGCCCGCTGACCGACGGTGAACTGTGCGCCAACCGCCTGGTCATCGACCTGCAGCCGGACGAAGACATCTCGCTGACGATCATGAACAAGCGTCCGGGCCTGTCGGAAGAGGGCATGCGCCTGCAGTCGCTGCCGCTGTCGCTGTCGTTCGGCCAGAGCGGCGGCCGTCGCCGCATCGCCTACGAGAAGCTGTTCGTGGACGCGTTCCGCGGTGACCGCACCCTGTTCGTGCGCCGTGACGAGGTCGAGCAGGCCTGGCGGTTCATCGACGGCGTCTCGGCCGCCTGGGCCGAGGCCGGCATCGAGCCCGCGCCTTACGCCGCCGGCACCTGGGGGCCGCAGTCCTCGCAGGGCCTGATCTCGCCCGGCGGCCGGTCCTGGAAGGCTTGA
- a CDS encoding glycoside hydrolase family 3 protein, which yields MSAYGRLAAASALALILAGGLAQGALAQTQGASAATAHPEAWPKAHSPATITDASTEAFVTKLMSQMTVEEKVAQTIQADGASITPEELKTYRLGSVLVGGNSAPDGNDRATPQRWVEWIRAFRAAALEKRGGHQEIPIIFGVDAVHGHNNVVGATIFPHNIGLGAARDPDLIRRIGEVTALEMAATGADWTFGPTVAVPRDERWGRAYEGYAEDPEVVKAYSGPMTLGLQGALVAGKPLAPGHVAGSAKHFLADGGTEGGKDQGDAKISEAELVRLHAAGYPPAIDAGILSVMVSFSSWNGVKHTGNKSLLTDVLKGRLGFEGFVVGDWNAHGQVEGCTNTNCAQAYLAGMDMIMAPDSWKGLYDNTLAQVKSGQIPMARIDDAVRRILRVKVKAGLFADKRPLEGKYELLGSAANRAVAREAVRKSLVLLKNQGVLPLKSSAHVLVAGDGADDIGKAAGGWTLTWQGTGNKNSDFPHGQSIYGGIAEAVKGGGGSAELAVDGAFKTKPDVAVVVFGENPYAEFQGDIASVEYQAGDKTDLALLKKLKAAGIPVVSVFLSGRPLWTNPEINASDAFVAAWLPGSEGGGVADVLVGDAAGKPRNDFTGKLSFSWPKRADQEPINVGDPGYDPLFAYGYGLSYAKPGKVAQLSENPGSASAAVNVDRYFVAGHVPAPWTMNAAGAVSVKAVDAGAQENARQAVWSGEGAGALSVLGQPVDLSRQTTGDMAVMIRYRVDASPEKPVSLGIVCGESCGAAVDVTSTLSGAKIGEWRTAKIKLSCFMAKGADVAHVSSPFSLSTSGRMTLTFTELRLASNEGDAFCPSN from the coding sequence ATGTCCGCATACGGTCGTCTCGCCGCCGCTTCCGCCCTGGCCTTGATCCTCGCCGGCGGTCTGGCGCAGGGCGCGCTCGCCCAGACCCAAGGCGCCTCGGCGGCGACGGCTCACCCGGAGGCCTGGCCCAAGGCCCACAGCCCGGCGACGATCACCGACGCATCGACCGAGGCCTTCGTCACCAAGCTGATGAGCCAGATGACCGTCGAGGAGAAGGTCGCCCAGACCATCCAGGCCGACGGCGCCTCGATCACGCCGGAGGAGCTGAAGACATATCGCCTGGGCTCGGTCCTGGTCGGCGGCAACAGCGCTCCGGACGGCAATGACCGCGCCACGCCCCAGCGTTGGGTCGAATGGATCCGCGCCTTCCGCGCTGCGGCGCTGGAAAAGCGCGGCGGTCACCAGGAGATCCCGATCATCTTCGGCGTCGACGCCGTGCACGGCCACAACAACGTCGTCGGCGCGACCATCTTTCCGCACAACATCGGCCTGGGCGCGGCGCGCGATCCCGACCTGATCCGCCGCATCGGCGAGGTCACGGCGCTGGAGATGGCCGCCACGGGCGCGGACTGGACCTTTGGCCCGACCGTGGCCGTGCCGCGCGACGAGCGCTGGGGCCGCGCCTACGAGGGCTATGCCGAGGATCCTGAGGTGGTGAAGGCCTATTCAGGCCCGATGACCCTGGGCCTGCAGGGCGCGCTGGTCGCCGGCAAGCCGCTGGCCCCCGGCCATGTCGCCGGCTCGGCCAAGCACTTCCTGGCCGACGGCGGCACCGAGGGCGGCAAGGACCAGGGCGACGCCAAGATCTCCGAGGCGGAGCTGGTGCGCCTGCACGCCGCCGGCTACCCGCCCGCGATCGACGCCGGCATCCTGTCGGTGATGGTCTCGTTCTCCAGCTGGAACGGGGTCAAGCACACCGGCAACAAGAGCTTGTTGACCGACGTGCTGAAGGGCCGGCTGGGCTTCGAGGGCTTCGTGGTCGGCGACTGGAACGCCCACGGCCAGGTCGAGGGCTGCACCAACACCAACTGCGCCCAGGCCTACCTGGCTGGCATGGACATGATCATGGCCCCCGACAGCTGGAAGGGGCTTTATGACAACACCCTGGCCCAGGTGAAGTCGGGCCAGATCCCGATGGCGCGGATCGACGACGCGGTGCGCCGCATCCTGCGGGTCAAGGTCAAGGCGGGTCTCTTCGCCGACAAGCGGCCGCTCGAAGGCAAATATGAGCTCCTGGGGTCGGCCGCCAACCGCGCGGTGGCTCGCGAGGCGGTCCGCAAGTCGCTGGTGCTGCTGAAGAACCAGGGCGTGCTGCCGCTGAAGAGCTCGGCCCACGTGCTGGTGGCCGGCGACGGCGCCGACGACATCGGCAAGGCCGCCGGCGGCTGGACCCTGACCTGGCAGGGCACCGGCAACAAGAACAGCGACTTCCCGCACGGCCAGTCGATCTATGGCGGCATCGCCGAGGCGGTGAAGGGCGGCGGCGGCAGCGCTGAACTGGCGGTCGACGGCGCCTTCAAGACCAAGCCCGACGTGGCCGTCGTGGTGTTCGGCGAGAACCCCTATGCCGAGTTCCAGGGCGACATCGCCAGCGTCGAGTATCAGGCCGGCGACAAGACCGACCTGGCCCTGCTCAAGAAGCTGAAGGCGGCGGGCATTCCGGTGGTGTCGGTGTTCCTGAGCGGCCGGCCGCTGTGGACCAATCCCGAGATCAACGCCTCGGACGCCTTCGTCGCGGCCTGGCTGCCGGGCTCGGAAGGCGGCGGGGTTGCCGATGTGCTGGTCGGTGATGCGGCCGGCAAGCCGCGCAACGACTTCACCGGCAAGCTCTCGTTCAGCTGGCCCAAGCGCGCCGACCAGGAGCCGATCAATGTCGGCGATCCGGGCTACGATCCGCTGTTCGCCTATGGCTATGGCCTGAGCTACGCCAAGCCGGGCAAGGTCGCGCAGCTGTCGGAAAACCCGGGCTCCGCCTCGGCGGCGGTCAATGTCGACCGCTACTTCGTGGCCGGCCACGTCCCCGCGCCGTGGACGATGAACGCGGCTGGCGCGGTGTCGGTGAAGGCGGTCGACGCCGGGGCGCAGGAGAACGCGCGCCAGGCTGTCTGGAGCGGCGAGGGGGCGGGCGCCTTGAGCGTGCTGGGCCAGCCCGTCGACCTGTCGCGCCAAACCACCGGCGATATGGCCGTCATGATCCGTTACCGCGTCGATGCGTCCCCAGAGAAACCCGTTTCCCTTGGGATAGTCTGTGGCGAATCCTGCGGGGCGGCGGTAGACGTGACGTCAACGTTGTCAGGTGCGAAAATCGGCGAATGGCGTACGGCCAAGATCAAACTTTCCTGCTTCATGGCCAAGGGCGCGGACGTGGCGCATGTTTCGTCCCCGTTCTCCCTGTCCACGTCGGGGCGCATGACGCTCACGTTCACGGAACTGCGGTTGGCGTCCAACGAGGGCGACGCGTTCTGTCCATCGAACTAG
- the edd gene encoding phosphogluconate dehydratase: MSLNPVIAEVTARIVARSKDSRAAYLANMQHAIESQPGRAKLSCANWAHAFAASPGVDKVRALDPNAPNIGIVSAYNDMLSAHQPLEEYPALIKAAAREVGATAQFAGGVPAMCDGVTQGRPGMELSLFSRDVIAMATAVALTHDAFDSALYLGVCDKIVPGLVIGALTFSHLPALFVPAGPMTSGLPNSEKARIRALYAEGKVGRAELLEAESASYHGPGTCTFYGTANTNQMLMELMGFHLPGSAFVHPNTPLREALVKEAARRAAAVTNKGNEFIPVGRMIDEKSIVNGVVGLMATGGSTNLALHIVAMAHAAGIQLTLEDLDDISKATPLLARVYPNGSADVNHFQAAGGMAFVIRELLKAGLVHEDVQTIAGAGLSLYAQEPILEDGVLTWREGTQESLDTAIVRPVSDPFSKEGGLRLLSGNLGRGVMKISAVKPEHHVIEAPCAVFQEQEDFIAAFKRGELDRDVVVVVRFQGPSANGMPELHNLSPSISVLLDRGYKVALVTDGRMSGASGKTPAAIHVTPEAAKGGPLAYVQDGDVISVNAETGELKILVDEAALLARTPANVPASKPGFGRELFGWMRAGVGAADAGASVFA; the protein is encoded by the coding sequence ATGAGCCTGAACCCGGTCATCGCCGAAGTCACCGCCCGCATCGTGGCGCGCAGCAAGGACAGCCGCGCCGCGTACCTGGCCAACATGCAGCACGCGATCGAGAGCCAGCCTGGCCGCGCCAAGCTGTCCTGCGCCAACTGGGCCCACGCCTTCGCCGCCTCGCCGGGCGTCGACAAGGTCCGCGCCCTGGATCCGAACGCGCCGAACATCGGCATCGTCTCGGCCTATAACGACATGCTGTCGGCCCACCAGCCGCTGGAAGAGTATCCGGCGCTGATCAAGGCCGCCGCGCGCGAGGTCGGGGCCACCGCCCAGTTCGCCGGCGGCGTGCCCGCCATGTGCGATGGCGTCACCCAGGGCCGTCCGGGCATGGAGCTGTCGCTGTTCTCGCGCGACGTCATCGCCATGGCCACGGCCGTGGCCCTGACCCACGACGCCTTCGACTCGGCCCTGTATCTGGGCGTCTGCGACAAGATCGTGCCGGGCCTGGTGATCGGCGCCCTGACCTTCAGCCACCTGCCGGCCTTGTTCGTGCCCGCCGGCCCGATGACCTCGGGCCTGCCCAACAGCGAGAAGGCCCGCATCCGTGCGCTCTACGCCGAGGGCAAGGTCGGCCGCGCCGAACTGCTGGAGGCCGAGAGCGCCAGCTACCACGGCCCGGGCACCTGCACCTTCTACGGCACGGCCAACACCAATCAGATGCTGATGGAGCTGATGGGCTTCCATCTGCCCGGTTCGGCTTTCGTGCATCCCAACACGCCGCTGCGCGAGGCCCTGGTTAAGGAAGCTGCGCGCCGCGCCGCCGCCGTGACCAACAAGGGCAACGAATTCATCCCAGTCGGCCGGATGATCGACGAGAAGTCGATCGTCAACGGCGTGGTCGGCCTGATGGCTACCGGCGGCTCGACCAACCTGGCCCTGCACATCGTCGCCATGGCCCACGCGGCCGGCATCCAGCTGACCCTGGAGGACCTGGACGACATCTCCAAGGCCACCCCGCTCTTGGCCCGCGTCTATCCGAACGGCTCGGCCGACGTGAATCACTTCCAGGCCGCCGGCGGCATGGCCTTCGTGATCCGCGAGCTGCTGAAGGCCGGCCTGGTCCACGAGGACGTCCAGACCATCGCCGGCGCCGGCCTGTCGCTCTACGCCCAGGAGCCGATCCTCGAGGACGGCGTCCTGACCTGGCGTGAGGGGACGCAGGAAAGCCTGGACACCGCCATCGTCCGTCCGGTCTCCGACCCGTTCAGCAAGGAGGGCGGCCTGCGCCTGCTGTCCGGCAACCTGGGGCGCGGCGTCATGAAGATCTCGGCCGTGAAGCCCGAGCACCACGTGATCGAAGCGCCCTGCGCCGTGTTCCAGGAGCAGGAAGACTTCATCGCCGCCTTCAAGCGCGGCGAGCTGGATCGCGACGTCGTGGTCGTCGTCCGCTTCCAGGGGCCGTCGGCCAACGGCATGCCCGAGCTGCACAACCTGTCGCCGTCGATCTCGGTGCTGCTGGACCGCGGCTACAAGGTGGCCCTGGTCACCGACGGCCGCATGTCGGGCGCCTCGGGCAAGACCCCGGCCGCCATCCACGTGACGCCCGAAGCCGCCAAGGGCGGGCCCCTGGCCTATGTCCAGGACGGCGACGTGATCAGCGTCAACGCCGAAACCGGCGAACTGAAAATCCTGGTGGACGAGGCGGCCCTGCTGGCTCGCACGCCAGCGAACGTCCCGGCGTCCAAGCCGGGCTTTGGCAGGGAACTGTTCGGATGGATGCGAGCGGGGGTCGGCGCGGCCGACGCCGGCGCGTCCGTCTTTGCTTGA
- the glk gene encoding glucokinase, which yields MDGNHSGGLGLVGDIGGTNARFALVEFDGQDPRLIEPTAFKGEDYGTAEAAIEAYLQKVGVRHPDQAVVAVAGPIDHGQVHMTNLDWRISEDGLRRAGGFRAAKLINDFTAQALAAPRLAPKDLRQVGPLPTSGEGDLAILGPGTGFGVAGLVRRHGQEIPLATEGGHVAFAPLDEVEIEVLRLLTKQLNGGRVSVERILSGPGMEDLHVALGEAEGRKVETLTAKQITERAVEGCADSLATVNRFCAVLGSTAGDAALTLGARGGVFIAGGIAPRIIDILEKSPFRERFDAKGRLSGFTQAIPTHVILHPHTALIGAAVALTPEGRAAVS from the coding sequence ATGGACGGCAATCACAGCGGGGGTCTCGGCCTCGTCGGCGACATCGGGGGCACCAACGCCCGCTTCGCCCTGGTCGAATTCGACGGTCAGGACCCGCGCCTGATCGAGCCCACCGCCTTTAAGGGCGAGGACTACGGCACGGCCGAGGCCGCCATTGAAGCCTATCTGCAGAAGGTCGGGGTCAGGCATCCCGACCAGGCGGTGGTGGCGGTGGCGGGGCCCATCGACCACGGCCAGGTTCACATGACCAATCTCGATTGGCGGATCTCCGAGGACGGCCTGCGCCGGGCCGGCGGCTTCCGCGCCGCCAAGCTGATCAACGACTTCACCGCCCAGGCCCTGGCCGCGCCGCGCCTGGCGCCCAAGGACCTGCGCCAGGTCGGCCCGCTGCCGACTTCGGGCGAGGGGGATCTGGCCATCCTCGGTCCGGGCACCGGCTTCGGCGTCGCGGGCCTGGTGCGTCGTCACGGCCAGGAGATCCCGCTGGCCACCGAAGGCGGCCACGTCGCCTTCGCGCCGCTGGACGAGGTCGAGATCGAGGTGCTGCGCCTGCTGACCAAGCAGCTGAACGGCGGCCGTGTCTCGGTCGAGCGCATCCTGTCGGGTCCGGGCATGGAGGACCTGCACGTCGCGCTCGGCGAGGCCGAGGGCCGCAAGGTCGAGACCCTGACCGCCAAGCAGATCACCGAACGCGCCGTCGAAGGCTGCGCCGACAGCTTGGCGACCGTGAACCGTTTCTGCGCGGTGCTGGGCTCGACGGCCGGCGACGCCGCCCTGACCCTGGGCGCGCGCGGCGGCGTGTTTATCGCCGGCGGCATCGCCCCCCGGATCATCGACATCCTGGAAAAGAGCCCGTTCCGCGAGCGCTTCGACGCCAAGGGGCGCCTGTCGGGCTTCACCCAGGCGATCCCGACCCACGTCATCCTGCACCCGCACACGGCCCTGATCGGCGCCGCTGTGGCCCTGACGCCGGAGGGCCGGGCGGCGGTCTCCTGA
- a CDS encoding LacI family DNA-binding transcriptional regulator, which yields MSAKITIHDVARESGVSIKTVSRVLNREPNVKADTRDRVQAAVAALNYRPNISARSLAGSKAYLIGVFFDNPSPGYVTDVQLGAIARCRQEGYHLIVEPIDSTIDVEDQVAPMLATLRMDGVILTPPLSDHPIVLAALEREGVPYVRIAPGGDLDRAPWVSMDDRLAAYEMTRHLIGLGHRDIGFIIGHPDHGASHRRHAGFVDAMRDAGLVVRDDRVAQGFFSFRSGFEAAERLLSGADRPTAVFASNDDMALGVMAVANRLRLDVPAQLSVAGFDDTPGAKITWPQLTTVRQPIFAMAGAAADMLMHGVEQEEGAPPPSRLLDFELVVRESTGTAPR from the coding sequence TTGAGCGCCAAGATCACGATCCACGACGTGGCGCGCGAGAGCGGCGTCTCGATCAAGACCGTTTCGCGGGTCCTCAACCGTGAGCCCAACGTCAAGGCCGACACCCGCGACCGGGTGCAGGCCGCCGTGGCCGCGCTGAACTACCGGCCCAACATCTCGGCCCGCAGTCTGGCGGGCTCGAAAGCCTATCTGATCGGCGTCTTCTTCGACAATCCCAGCCCCGGCTACGTCACCGACGTGCAGTTGGGCGCGATCGCGCGGTGCCGTCAGGAGGGCTATCACCTGATCGTCGAGCCTATCGACTCCACGATCGACGTCGAGGACCAGGTCGCGCCGATGCTGGCCACCCTGCGCATGGACGGGGTGATCCTGACGCCGCCGCTCAGCGACCATCCGATCGTGCTGGCCGCGCTGGAGCGGGAAGGGGTGCCCTATGTGCGCATCGCGCCCGGCGGCGACCTGGATCGCGCGCCGTGGGTCAGCATGGACGACCGGCTGGCGGCCTACGAGATGACCCGGCACCTGATCGGCCTGGGCCATCGAGACATCGGCTTCATCATTGGCCACCCGGACCACGGCGCCTCGCACCGCCGCCACGCGGGCTTCGTCGACGCCATGCGCGACGCCGGCCTGGTCGTTCGTGACGATCGGGTGGCGCAAGGCTTCTTCTCGTTCCGCTCCGGCTTCGAAGCCGCCGAGAGGCTGCTGAGCGGGGCCGATCGCCCGACCGCCGTCTTCGCCTCGAACGACGACATGGCGCTGGGCGTCATGGCCGTCGCCAACCGCCTGCGCCTTGACGTGCCGGCCCAACTGTCGGTCGCCGGTTTCGACGATACGCCGGGCGCCAAGATCACCTGGCCGCAGCTGACCACCGTGCGCCAGCCGATCTTCGCGATGGCCGGCGCCGCCGCCGACATGCTGATGCATGGCGTCGAGCAGGAGGAGGGCGCGCCGCCGCCGTCGCGCCTGCTGGATTTCGAGCTGGTGGTCCGGGAATCCACGGGAACAGCGCCCCGTTAG
- the pgl gene encoding 6-phosphogluconolactonase, with protein sequence MAQEPAKLEAFGSREALYDAAASILVGALTTAVATHGKAGFAATGGSTPAPVYDRMAGMTAPWDKITVTLTDERFVPPTDPSSNEGLVRRHLLKDEAAKAEFAPLFIEGVSHEESAYLAQDGVDAAAPFGVVLLGVGPDGHFASLFPGNPVLARGLDLHSERSVLAVPPGDPAPDIPRLSLTLAALTRTDLIVLLVTGAAKKALLEGDVDPALPVAAILKQDRAKVRILWAE encoded by the coding sequence ATGGCCCAGGAACCAGCAAAGCTGGAAGCCTTCGGCTCGCGCGAAGCCCTCTACGACGCCGCCGCCTCGATCCTGGTCGGGGCGCTGACGACGGCCGTGGCGACCCACGGCAAGGCCGGCTTCGCCGCGACCGGCGGTTCGACCCCGGCCCCGGTCTATGACCGCATGGCCGGCATGACCGCGCCCTGGGACAAGATCACGGTCACACTGACCGACGAGCGCTTCGTCCCGCCGACCGATCCCAGCAGCAACGAGGGCCTGGTCCGTCGTCACCTGCTGAAGGACGAGGCTGCCAAGGCCGAGTTCGCGCCGCTGTTCATCGAAGGCGTCAGCCACGAGGAAAGCGCCTATCTGGCCCAGGACGGCGTTGACGCCGCCGCGCCGTTCGGCGTGGTGCTGCTGGGTGTGGGTCCCGACGGCCACTTCGCCTCGCTGTTCCCGGGCAATCCGGTGCTGGCGCGCGGCCTGGATCTTCACTCCGAGCGCTCGGTCCTGGCCGTGCCGCCGGGCGATCCGGCCCCGGACATCCCGCGCCTGTCCCTGACCCTGGCCGCCCTGACGCGCACGGATTTGATCGTGCTGCTGGTCACCGGCGCGGCCAAGAAAGCGTTGTTGGAAGGCGACGTCGATCCGGCCCTGCCGGTCGCCGCCATCCTGAAGCAGGACCGCGCCAAGGTCCGCATCCTCTGGGCGGAGTAG
- a CDS encoding Crp/Fnr family transcriptional regulator: protein MLSALPSEDRALLTPHLSTVDLEKGRFLYDPGDLIDQVYFPNDCVISLMTLMENGAAIESATIGREGALGLMAAVAPRQSLSRAIVQAPGSALRIAASPLHEAWTRSAVLRDLVDRHNEALFGHAIQSVACNALHAVEARFCRWLLSCHDRIDSNTVSLTQEFLADMLGVQRTTVTAVAGSMQAKGLIRYRRGVVDILDRAGLEAMACECYGAVRKSYERLLPASFG, encoded by the coding sequence TTGCTTTCCGCATTGCCGTCCGAAGACAGGGCCCTGCTCACGCCTCATCTCTCCACGGTCGATCTCGAGAAGGGCCGCTTTCTCTACGATCCGGGCGACCTGATCGATCAGGTCTATTTCCCGAACGACTGCGTCATCTCGCTGATGACCCTGATGGAGAATGGCGCGGCCATCGAATCCGCCACCATCGGTCGCGAGGGCGCGCTGGGCCTGATGGCGGCCGTTGCGCCGCGCCAGTCTCTGAGCCGCGCCATCGTCCAGGCGCCCGGCTCGGCCCTGCGCATCGCCGCCAGCCCGCTGCATGAGGCCTGGACCCGCAGCGCCGTCCTGCGCGACCTGGTCGACCGCCACAACGAGGCCCTGTTCGGCCACGCCATCCAGTCGGTGGCCTGCAACGCCCTGCACGCGGTGGAGGCGCGCTTCTGCCGCTGGCTGCTGTCGTGTCACGACCGCATCGACAGCAACACGGTCAGCCTGACACAGGAATTCCTGGCCGACATGCTGGGCGTCCAGCGCACGACCGTGACGGCCGTCGCCGGCTCCATGCAGGCCAAGGGGCTGATCCGCTATCGTCGCGGCGTTGTGGACATCCTGGACCGCGCCGGCCTCGAGGCCATGGCCTGCGAGTGCTACGGCGCGGTGCGCAAGAGCTACGAGCGGCTGCTGCCGGCTTCGTTCGGCTAG
- the pyk gene encoding pyruvate kinase yields MIRARRSRIVATIGPASSSLDMIVTLAKAGADVFRLNFSHGAHETHAAVYAAIREAETIVGRPLGILADLQGPKLRVGKFANGPVILQAGQAFRFDSDPTPGDETRVHLPHPEILTAMRPGATLLLDDGKLRMTVTEAGPGYANTTVVNGGKLSERKGVAVPDVVIPMSPLTAKDREDLAFALRLGVDWIALSFVQAPEDMAELRRIVEGRAAVLAKIEKPQALKVLGPILDLCDGVMVARGDLGVEMAPEEVPVAQKVILRAARERGIPVIVATQMLESMISSPTPTRAEASDVANAVYEGADAVMLSAESAAGEYPEESVSMMNRIIERVERDPRWPELMQAEQKHDDDDADVLVVAAAGAAKAGSTKCLVAFTTTGATARRLSRERPLQPVLALSPEINAVRRMALVWGVEPRVSAQPDSLEVVTTDASSKALELGLVAPGERLLVVAGTPFGAPGAANLLRLAHAPGAARRR; encoded by the coding sequence ATGATCCGCGCCCGTCGCTCCCGCATCGTCGCCACGATCGGTCCGGCCTCCAGTTCGCTCGACATGATCGTCACCCTGGCCAAGGCCGGAGCCGACGTGTTCCGCCTGAACTTCAGCCACGGCGCCCACGAGACCCACGCGGCCGTCTACGCGGCGATCCGCGAGGCCGAGACGATCGTCGGCCGTCCGCTGGGCATCCTGGCCGACCTGCAAGGCCCCAAGCTGCGCGTCGGCAAGTTCGCCAACGGTCCGGTGATCCTGCAGGCGGGCCAGGCCTTCCGCTTCGACAGTGACCCGACCCCGGGCGACGAGACGCGGGTGCATCTGCCGCATCCGGAGATCCTGACCGCCATGCGGCCGGGCGCGACCTTGCTACTGGACGACGGCAAGCTGCGCATGACCGTGACCGAGGCTGGTCCGGGCTACGCCAACACCACCGTCGTCAACGGCGGCAAGCTGTCCGAGCGCAAGGGCGTGGCCGTGCCGGACGTCGTCATCCCGATGTCGCCCCTGACCGCCAAGGACCGCGAGGACCTGGCCTTCGCCCTGCGCCTGGGCGTCGACTGGATCGCCCTGTCGTTCGTGCAGGCCCCCGAAGACATGGCCGAGCTGCGTCGCATCGTCGAAGGCCGCGCGGCGGTCCTGGCCAAGATCGAGAAGCCCCAGGCCCTGAAGGTGCTGGGTCCGATCCTCGACCTCTGCGACGGCGTCATGGTGGCCCGCGGCGACCTCGGCGTCGAAATGGCCCCCGAGGAGGTGCCGGTGGCCCAGAAGGTCATCCTGCGGGCGGCGCGCGAGCGCGGCATCCCGGTGATCGTCGCCACCCAGATGCTGGAGTCGATGATCAGCTCGCCGACGCCGACCCGCGCCGAGGCCTCGGACGTGGCCAACGCCGTCTACGAAGGCGCGGACGCGGTGATGCTGTCGGCGGAATCGGCGGCCGGCGAATATCCCGAAGAGTCGGTGTCGATGATGAACCGCATCATCGAGCGGGTGGAGCGCGACCCGCGCTGGCCCGAACTGATGCAGGCCGAGCAGAAGCACGACGACGACGACGCCGACGTGCTGGTGGTCGCCGCCGCCGGCGCGGCCAAGGCCGGCTCGACCAAGTGCCTGGTGGCTTTCACCACCACGGGGGCGACCGCGCGGCGCCTGTCTCGGGAACGCCCGCTGCAGCCGGTCCTGGCCCTGTCGCCCGAGATCAACGCCGTGCGTCGCATGGCCCTGGTCTGGGGCGTCGAGCCTCGCGTCAGCGCCCAGCCCGACAGCCTGGAGGTCGTCACCACCGACGCCTCGAGCAAGGCGCTGGAGTTGGGCCTGGTCGCGCCGGGCGAGCGCCTGCTGGTCGTGGCCGGGACGCCATTCGGCGCGCCGGGCGCGGCCAACCTGCTGCGCCTGGCCCATGCGCCGGGCGCAGCGCGCCGCCGCTAA